A portion of the Microbulbifer agarilyticus genome contains these proteins:
- a CDS encoding GNAT family N-acetyltransferase, with product MQDSSDQIKTPRLCLRQWRDSDRAPFAAMNADPVVMEYFPKLLSHEESDAGVDRQIAHIEKHGWGFWAVETLAEKQFIGFVGIKHVTDDMPFAPAVEIGWRLAPAAWGKGYATEAARASLEYGFTRLGLEEIVSFAVVGNLRSRAVMEKLGMVREDNFLHPGLPAGHPMQEHVLYRLSRSA from the coding sequence ATGCAGGATAGTTCCGACCAGATAAAAACGCCGCGCCTGTGTTTGCGCCAGTGGCGCGATAGCGACCGGGCACCATTTGCCGCAATGAACGCTGACCCTGTGGTGATGGAATATTTCCCCAAACTGTTGAGTCATGAAGAGAGTGATGCCGGCGTCGACCGCCAGATTGCGCATATCGAAAAACACGGTTGGGGTTTCTGGGCGGTAGAGACTCTGGCGGAAAAGCAATTTATAGGCTTTGTCGGTATCAAACATGTCACCGACGATATGCCGTTTGCACCGGCGGTGGAAATTGGCTGGCGCCTGGCCCCCGCAGCCTGGGGCAAGGGTTATGCTACCGAAGCCGCGCGTGCGAGTCTCGAGTACGGGTTTACCCGGTTAGGGCTTGAGGAAATTGTCTCGTTTGCCGTAGTTGGCAACCTGCGTTCGCGCGCGGTGATGGAAAAGCTGGGCATGGTGCGGGAAGATAACTTTTTGCATCCGGGATTACCCGCCGGGCACCCGATGCAGGAGCATGTGTTGTACCGGCTATCGCGATCTGCGTGA
- a CDS encoding DASH family cryptochrome — translation MKLVWFLNNLRSHDNQALTRACAAEHGDEPVIALYCFDPQFFSSDPFGFPRTGKFRAQFLLESLEDLQQQLTDLNIPLLIRVGAPAQIIPELVAEHGVTELFLQREWTRDERAALASLRAAPAMDAVHFHTDYDQFLIHPDDLPFAEVTELPEVFTQFRQVVEQQLPIRSPLPTPKARLARNLTAAGGSSPLPTLEALGLEQPAADPRSAFPFLGGSSAGKQRIEDYFWRSENITRYKHTRNGLIGTEYSSKLSAWLANGSLSAREVYAELKRFEREIRANEDTYWLHFELLWRDYFKYISLKHGDRLFALGGIRAREYQWQLDPEKLAAWIDGRTPYDFVNANMREFAATGWMSNRGRQNVASYWAKELQQDWRAGAAWFESQLIDYDVHSNYGNWMYNSGVGNDPRDRRFNIGRQAENYDPDKLYRKLWLGN, via the coding sequence GCAGTGATCCGTTCGGATTCCCACGCACTGGAAAATTCCGCGCGCAGTTTCTCCTGGAGAGTCTGGAAGATTTACAACAGCAACTAACCGACCTCAATATTCCGCTACTGATACGCGTGGGTGCACCTGCGCAGATTATTCCAGAGCTTGTCGCCGAGCACGGCGTAACCGAGCTGTTTTTGCAACGTGAGTGGACGCGAGATGAACGCGCTGCGCTGGCGTCCCTGCGCGCGGCACCGGCCATGGACGCGGTGCACTTCCACACCGATTACGACCAATTTCTCATCCATCCCGACGACCTGCCGTTTGCGGAAGTCACAGAGTTACCGGAAGTGTTTACCCAGTTCCGCCAGGTGGTTGAGCAACAATTACCCATACGCTCGCCACTGCCCACCCCCAAAGCGCGACTCGCAAGAAATCTCACCGCGGCGGGTGGCAGCTCGCCATTGCCGACACTTGAAGCGCTTGGGCTGGAACAGCCGGCAGCGGACCCTCGCAGTGCTTTCCCCTTTTTAGGTGGTAGTTCCGCGGGCAAGCAACGTATAGAAGACTACTTCTGGCGCAGCGAAAACATTACCCGCTACAAACACACCCGCAACGGATTAATCGGCACCGAGTACAGCAGCAAGCTCTCCGCCTGGCTGGCTAATGGCAGCCTGTCCGCGCGAGAGGTCTATGCCGAACTAAAACGTTTCGAACGGGAGATACGGGCCAACGAGGATACCTACTGGCTGCATTTTGAACTGCTGTGGCGCGACTACTTCAAATACATATCACTCAAGCACGGCGATCGCCTGTTCGCCCTGGGTGGTATTCGCGCGCGGGAATATCAATGGCAGCTGGATCCGGAAAAACTCGCTGCATGGATTGATGGCCGCACACCCTACGATTTCGTCAACGCCAATATGCGCGAATTCGCCGCTACCGGCTGGATGAGTAACCGCGGGCGGCAGAATGTGGCGAGCTACTGGGCAAAGGAGTTACAGCAGGACTGGCGCGCCGGCGCCGCCTGGTTTGAAAGCCAGCTCATCGACTATGACGTGCACAGTAACTATGGCAACTGGATGTACAACAGTGGTGTAGGCAACGACCCGCGCGACCGGCGATTTAATATCGGGCGGCAGGCGGAAAATTACGATCCGGACAAGCTGTATCGCAAATTATGGTTAGGTAATTAG
- a CDS encoding YaiI/YqxD family protein, with the protein MPKIWVDADACPTVIKEILFRAAERTETELTLVANQYVRVPPSQYIRAVQVTSGFDVADNEIVQRCAEGDLIITADIPLASEVIDKGATALNPRGEKYSKANIRARLNMRDFMETLRSSGVHTGGPPPLGQQERKAFADQLDRWLVQRRKT; encoded by the coding sequence ATGCCGAAGATCTGGGTGGACGCCGATGCCTGTCCCACCGTTATTAAAGAAATCCTGTTTCGCGCCGCCGAGCGCACTGAGACCGAGCTGACGCTGGTGGCCAACCAGTATGTGCGCGTGCCGCCCTCCCAATACATCCGCGCGGTACAGGTAACCTCGGGCTTTGACGTAGCCGATAACGAAATCGTGCAGCGCTGTGCGGAGGGCGACCTGATTATTACGGCGGATATCCCGCTGGCGTCGGAAGTGATCGACAAGGGGGCCACCGCGCTGAACCCGCGCGGTGAAAAATATTCCAAAGCCAATATCCGCGCGCGCCTGAACATGCGCGACTTTATGGAGACCTTGCGCTCCAGCGGTGTGCATACCGGCGGGCCGCCGCCGCTCGGGCAACAGGAGCGCAAGGCGTTTGCCGATCAGCTGGATCGCTGGTTGGTGCAAAGGAGAAAAACCTAG
- a CDS encoding GNAT family N-acetyltransferase, with product MPLREAIQAELVSFTADHIPELMSWIDSEQACRQWAGTWFEYPFDQHSFSRDCRWQDLPTFVLQGAKGEILAFGQYYNRLDCCHLARLIVSPMVRGAGLGRQLVTQLVAHGSKELQLERASLFVLKDNPRALALYQKLGFQQCEYPEPEQGLEICYYMVATVKSEIGESDDAG from the coding sequence GTGCCGTTACGCGAAGCCATACAGGCCGAGCTGGTCTCGTTTACCGCTGATCACATACCGGAATTGATGTCTTGGATTGATAGCGAACAGGCGTGTCGGCAGTGGGCTGGCACCTGGTTTGAGTACCCGTTTGACCAGCACAGTTTTTCGCGCGACTGCCGCTGGCAGGACCTGCCCACCTTCGTGCTGCAAGGGGCGAAGGGTGAAATTCTGGCGTTCGGCCAGTATTACAACCGTCTGGATTGTTGCCATCTGGCGCGCCTGATCGTGTCGCCGATGGTGCGCGGTGCAGGATTGGGCAGGCAGCTGGTAACCCAGCTGGTAGCTCATGGCAGTAAAGAACTACAACTGGAGCGCGCTTCCCTGTTTGTGCTGAAAGACAATCCCCGGGCTCTGGCGCTGTACCAAAAGTTGGGATTTCAGCAGTGCGAGTATCCAGAACCGGAACAGGGACTGGAGATCTGTTATTACATGGTGGCCACGGTTAAAAGTGAAATTGGGGAGAGCGACGATGCAGGATAG
- a CDS encoding DUF3565 domain-containing protein: MQQPITGYHRDNEDHWVAQLACGHNQHVRHDPPWQNRPWVTTPEGRAEMLGFKLQCKKCDEGAPLDEQPPSQSRESN; the protein is encoded by the coding sequence ATGCAACAGCCGATCACCGGCTATCATCGCGATAACGAGGACCACTGGGTGGCGCAGCTGGCCTGTGGCCACAACCAGCATGTACGTCACGACCCGCCGTGGCAAAATCGGCCGTGGGTCACCACCCCGGAGGGGCGAGCCGAGATGCTGGGGTTCAAGCTCCAGTGCAAAAAGTGCGACGAGGGTGCCCCCCTGGATGAACAGCCGCCCTCACAATCGAGAGAGTCCAATTAA